A segment of the Odontesthes bonariensis isolate fOdoBon6 chromosome 8, fOdoBon6.hap1, whole genome shotgun sequence genome:
aaaaaaggtataaaAAGTATAATTAAGGCAGGATAAATGGAGGCCATGGAAAGTTCACACTCCCCACTTCCCCTTGGAACGGAGGGCGGAGACATATTTTCATCAGAAAAAGTGCAATAATGCAACAGTCCATCACAACTAAGTCTCCTTAATGATAGAAAAGGGTGATTGAAAGACACTAATATGAGAtgaatcccttttttttttcctttttccagtGCGCTCTACACACtggagtggggggggggggggatttctATCAGCCTGAAAAGTAGAATCATCAAGACACTTCATGAGGACAAAGATAACAGGAAAGAGAGTGAACGATAAAGATGTGAGGCGGGTGATTATCGATGACGTCTGAGGCTGACATCAGTCCTGCCTCTGTGGTATGCAGCCTTCCATCTCCAAGACCTCGGGCCAGCCTTCGTATTTGTTTGTGTCTGCGCTGTTCTTTATGTGCTGAGGAGGTAAACAAGGCACAGAGTGCGTTTCTTATTAACTAAACCAACGAAAAAAAGGATAAACACAAGAACATATGCTGCCCAACGACAGATGAAACAAACAGGCTTCGAGCATTTGGTGCTCTGGTAAGATTAAATAATGTGACCAAAATTGAAAGTGGTCATTACAGCAAGGGCATGCAATGCACTACATTTCTCCCAATGCTGCTTGCCCAAACCGTCATATCTATTTcaattcatttcttttttctttagtgCTACCAAACCTTTTGAACAAACACTGCGCCGAATCTGTGATATGAAAATCCAGCCTTGTGAGGAGTGACTCTTCCGTAGCTGCATTCTCATACTTCTGTTTCTAAACTCCGACATTTTATTTTTGGCCTACTGAGCTGTGCATCTGCTAGTAGTTTAAACTTAAATGGCATGTGTGGTAGTTAATGTGTATTGAATAAAAATCTTCAGACGAAATGCAGAAGAACAAAGACACTGTTGTTGTATGTATCGTACCTGCTCAAATGGACTCTTGGTCTTGATGCCTTTTCCTCCAACAAAAATCCAGTTATCCCGGAAGCCCAAATTACTCACAGCTGAGCTTCCCAGATCAGCAATCAGCTTCCTGGCTTCATCATTGAGTCTGTCAAGCAAAGAGGACATATACTATTTCATAGCCAAACCGACAGCCACAGCAATCAGTATAAGAGATGAGTAAAGTCAAGCTAAACTGCAGGAAACGTTGTGGAAAACAGTTCTCACTTTGTTGCAGGATCATCAAATGAGGCCATCATTACGATTGTTCCATCTTCTACTTCATTCAGGAACTTAATGAATGGAGCCACATCTACACAGGGTTACACGTGATTAACAGAATTTATGTGCGCCTTCAAATgccccaaaaacaaaacatttccgAAGCATTCTCACCTCCTGCCCACATGTCATAAAAGGCCGTCCTGATAAGTTCCCCGCTTTTCCCTACAAGAAGAAATGTTCCAATTAGACCCCAACTTATTCCACCTAACATACAGCAGGATTCACAACGTCTCTAATACTCACactacaaaaaaattaaaaaattaaaaaatggaaAGTGGTTGATTAGCACATTTATCACATGCTAATTAAACATTACAGTTAGCAAACATACAGTGCAGCTTATTTGTAATTATTTGAAACTCCTGTATGAGATAACTTTACCATTAATCAGGGCGATGTTGAGTCCTCTCCCCACGTTATTCTTCACACTACTCATTAATCTACAACCAAAGAGTAGGAGCACAGTAAGAGGAAATCCCATCAGGATAATCTCCCAAATACAGTAAAAAGCACGGTGCCCTGTCAACACCCATGAGCAGAGGCAGGTGTTTAAACAGATACAGAATGAAAGCGTTTTCAAACTCAGCTGTAATGATGTTCAGCTTTCCACTGCTGTGCAAGTCTTAAGCTACCTGGTATTCTTTAATACAGTCAGACAAATGGGACTTCGGTGCACTGATTTACTGAAATATGTGCTAAAATGCTGAGTAAGACCGTGTATAAGACATAGATAAGAGTTTGTGCGACACTAACAAGCTTGGTATACCTTACTAACAACAAGGTATTTGTTATGACaaactttattcttcaacagtCTGAATCCTCTAAAACAAGCTTTCTTGCAATTTCTTTGGATTGTTGGCTGCCTcttgttctgttctctgcccagatgatcccacactgcttcaataataaGGAAGCCCGGTTTCTGGGAGGACTCATCGCTTCATAAGACCtc
Coding sequences within it:
- the fam3c gene encoding protein FAM3C, which codes for MLRAGGILKLAAVVLVFLLVVFLAFQLLEINTDFKLGSIMSRSLSVDEPSTKPVRHKCGLSKACPPGHFSFKMASGAASVVGPRICLEDKLLMSSVKNNVGRGLNIALINGKSGELIRTAFYDMWAGDVAPFIKFLNEVEDGTIVMMASFDDPATKLNDEARKLIADLGSSAVSNLGFRDNWIFVGGKGIKTKSPFEQHIKNSADTNKYEGWPEVLEMEGCIPQRQD